One window of Uloborus diversus isolate 005 chromosome 3, Udiv.v.3.1, whole genome shotgun sequence genomic DNA carries:
- the LOC129218966 gene encoding uncharacterized protein LOC129218966 — protein MKQAFLQISLKEEDRDITRFFFTDDPSDESIAPQVYKFTRVLFGISSSPFLLAGTLKYHLKQYTEKYPVTTKFLNDNIYVDDIIGSHASVDEALSHTLESIAIFEGASLSLHKWRTNSKTLRELWKKHGVISSDNAEHLKEENMTYKVLGIAWDNLKDILYFDVGDLVKFVSRGTDTKRYVLQVLGRIFDPIGILGPFTVRIKCLMQKIWTLRIDWDDRLPEDLSSLWRSWCEEVPQLTEISIPRHYFFENLNIDIKTLELHFFCDASMKAFGTVAYMRVLSRNEDVRTAFVASKNRVAPIKSLTLPRLELMAAVLSAKLSFNILKSLKRDIPCYFWSDSKITIFWIKGNPEKFKPFVKNRIEEIRKFTAPSDWFFCPGKVNPSDTLSRGAKVSKLLEDPTWLTGPQWLKNSPEYWPKSENDEAINTEELECRKKSKDIFQCECLVEEKENPINITKFSNMEKLVRITAWVKKSIMKFRKISNIGNTLTAEELIEAENHLIRLEQKIFFKEDYESLKNGELIQKDSDLFNFLPFMDENEIIRLGGRLEFAELSTEEKHPIILPKRSWLTFLITRREHEKIIFALILPSLPRNFNAIGSSGYELTQYSETCIEIELRIERRESTAAFCSVFCDNSIM, from the coding sequence ATGAAACaagcatttttgcaaatttcgCTCAAAGAAGAAGATCGAGATATTACTCGTTTTTTCTTTACCGATGACCCCTCGGACGAATCTATTGCACCCCAGGTTTATAAATTTACTCGCGTCCTATTCGGCATCAGTAGCAGTCCGTTTTTATTGGCAGGAACTTTGAAATATCATCTGAAACAGTATACTGAAAAATATCCAGtgactacaaaatttttaaatgataatatttATGTCGATGACATCATCGGTAGTCATGCATCTGTAGATGAAGCCTTATCTCATACATTAGAGTCCATAGCAATTTTCGAAGGTGCTAGTTTGTCACTACACAAGTGGCGCACTAATTCGAAGACCCTACGCGAATTGTGGAAAAAACATGGAGTGATTTCGAGTGATAATGCCGAACACCTCAAAGAAGAAAATATGACTTACAAAGTCTTGGGTATAGCATGGGACAACTTAAAGGACATTCTTTATTTTGATGTTGGAGATCTAGTCAAATTTGTTTCTAGAGGAACTGACACTAAACGTTACGTGCTCCAGGTCTTAGGACGCATCTTCGATCCTATCGGAATTTTAGGTCCTTTTACAGTGAGAATTAAATGTTTGATGCAGAAGATTTGGACGTTACGTATTGATTGGGATGACAGATTACCCGAAGATCTAAGTTCGTTATGGAGAAGCTGGTGCGAAGAAGTTCCTCAACTGACGGAAATTTCAATCCCACGCCACTATTTTTTCGAAAACCTAAATATTGATATCAAGACTCTTGAACTTCATTTCTTTTGTGACGCAAGTATGAAAGCATTTGGAACAGTTGCCTACATGCGTGTTTTATCTCGAAATGAAGACGTTCGAACGGCCTTTGTAGCTTCTAAAAATCGAGTTGCTCCGATAAAATCTCTTACATTGCCTCGGCTGGAGCTCATGGCTGCAGTATTGTcagcaaaattaagttttaatattttgaaatcctTGAAACGTGACATTCCGTGCTATTTCTGGTCTGACTCGAAGATAACAATTTTTTGGATAAAAGGCAATCCTGAGAAATTCAAACCTTTTGTCAAGAATCGGATTGAAGAAATTCGCAAATTCACAGCACCTTCAGACTGGTTTTTTTGCCCCGGAAAGGTCAACCCTTCAGATACCTTGTCGAGGGGAGCAAAAGTTTCTAAACTGCTAGAAGATCCAACCTGGCTGACAGGACCGCAGTGGCTAAAAAATTCTCCAGAATACTGGCCGAAGTCAGAAAATGATGAAGCAATAAATACAGAAGAATTAGAATGCAGAAAGAAATCGAAGGACATCTTTCAGTGTGAATGTCTTGTTGAAGAAAAGGAAAATCCAATCAACATTACTAAATTTAGTAATATGGAGAAGTTGGTAAGGATTACAGCTTGGGTGAAGAAGTCGATCATGAAATTTAGAAAGATTTCTAATATAGGAAATACATTGACCGCTGAAGAATTAATAGAAGCTGAGAATCATCTGATAAGATTAGAACAGAAGatcttttttaaagaagattaCGAATCCTTGAAGAATGGAGAACTGATTCAAAAAGACTCtgatttgtttaactttttgcCATTCatggatgaaaatgaaattatcagACTAGGAGGAAGATTAGAATTTGCTGAATTATCTACAGAAGAAAAACATCCTATTATTCTTCCAAAACGGTCCTGGCTGACATTTTTAATCACAAGAAGAGAACATGAGAAA